The Streptomyces tendae genome has a window encoding:
- a CDS encoding DUF6758 family protein → MRGEPSCPKCGGRVRAPGLFSDAWQCDVHGTVHPLQPVIPPSVEALEVVVHRTKVPVWMPWPLPVGWLFTGVASAGDDRSGGRATAVACTGPGPLGGMGEMILVAEELGVGLGARYAGIDGPDPGPSMDVEKPPQAKVLAVGRPTPLWHVSGTPDDRAVFAGEALGLWLWAVVWPEKSGLLMYDELVLADLRDAGAEVELVPCGALSPRLLEA, encoded by the coding sequence ATGAGGGGCGAACCCAGTTGCCCGAAGTGCGGTGGCCGGGTCAGGGCTCCCGGCCTCTTCTCGGATGCCTGGCAGTGCGACGTGCACGGCACCGTGCACCCGCTGCAGCCCGTGATACCGCCGAGTGTCGAAGCCCTCGAAGTCGTCGTGCACCGCACCAAGGTGCCGGTGTGGATGCCGTGGCCGCTGCCGGTGGGCTGGCTCTTCACCGGGGTGGCCTCCGCGGGCGACGACCGCAGCGGGGGCCGTGCGACGGCCGTCGCCTGCACCGGCCCCGGACCGCTCGGCGGGATGGGTGAGATGATCCTGGTCGCCGAGGAACTCGGCGTCGGCCTGGGCGCGCGGTACGCGGGCATCGACGGCCCCGACCCCGGACCCTCCATGGACGTCGAGAAGCCGCCCCAGGCCAAGGTGCTCGCCGTCGGCCGGCCGACCCCCCTCTGGCACGTGTCCGGCACGCCGGACGACCGGGCCGTGTTCGCGGGCGAGGCGCTCGGCCTGTGGCTGTGGGCCGTGGTGTGGCCCGAGAAGTCGGGCCTGCTGATGTACGACGAGCTGGTGCTCGCCGACCTGCGGGACGCCGGTGCCGAGGTGGAGCTGGTGCCCTGCGGCGCCCTGTCGCCGCGGCTGCTGGAGGCGTAG
- a CDS encoding MarC family protein, with protein sequence MFDVAVFGSLFLTLFVIMDPPGITPIFLALTAGRPAKVQRRMAFQAVCVAGGVITVFGLLGHQILDYLHVSVPALMIAGGLLLLLIALDLLTGKTDEPQQTKDVNVALVPLGMPLLAGPGAIVSVILAVQKADSVTGQVSVWAAILAIHVVLWLVMRYSLLIIRVIKDGGVVLVTRLAGMMLSAIAVQQIINGVTQVIQGA encoded by the coding sequence ATGTTCGACGTCGCCGTCTTCGGCTCTCTCTTCCTGACCCTTTTTGTCATCATGGATCCCCCCGGGATCACCCCGATCTTCCTCGCGCTGACCGCGGGCCGCCCGGCCAAGGTCCAGCGGCGCATGGCCTTCCAGGCCGTCTGTGTGGCGGGCGGTGTGATCACCGTCTTCGGGCTGCTCGGCCATCAGATCCTCGACTACCTGCACGTCTCCGTCCCGGCGCTGATGATCGCCGGCGGTCTGCTGCTCCTGCTGATCGCGCTCGACCTGCTCACCGGCAAGACCGACGAGCCCCAGCAGACCAAGGACGTCAACGTCGCGCTGGTACCGCTGGGCATGCCGCTGCTGGCCGGGCCGGGCGCGATCGTGTCGGTCATCCTCGCCGTGCAGAAGGCCGACAGCGTCACGGGGCAGGTGTCGGTGTGGGCGGCGATCCTCGCCATCCACGTCGTCCTGTGGCTGGTGATGCGGTACTCGCTGCTGATCATCCGGGTCATCAAGGACGGCGGGGTCGTCCTGGTGACGCGGCTGGCGGGCATGATGCTCTCCGCCATCGCCGTGCAGCAGATCATCAACGGCGTGACCCAGGTGATCCAGGGCGCCTGA
- a CDS encoding magnesium and cobalt transport protein CorA: MSMIRDLRAVVRPASRISLRKGSGPYDTTRDAATATAVVDCAVYRDGRRLDTEDGPLGPQEAMRRVRRDGGFVWIGLHEPTEAEFAGIAAEFGLHPLAVEDAVQAHQRPKLERYDDSLFTVFKTVHYLDHDRVSSSSEIVETGEVMCFTGRDFFITVRHGGQGSLRALRHRLQDDPELLAKGPSAVLHAIADHVVDGYIAVADAMQDDIDEVETKVFSPGRKGTPRGTDAGEIYQLKREVLEFKRAVAPLLRPMQLLSERPMRLIDPEIQKYFRDVADHVARVQEQVIGFDELLNSILQANLAQASVAQNEDMRKITSWAAIIAVPTMVCGVYGMNFDYMPETHWKYGYPVVLGVTVALCLGIHRTLKRNGWL, encoded by the coding sequence ATGTCGATGATCCGCGACCTGCGCGCCGTGGTCCGTCCCGCCTCCCGTATCTCGCTCCGCAAGGGGAGCGGCCCGTACGACACCACGCGCGACGCCGCGACGGCCACCGCCGTCGTCGACTGCGCCGTCTACCGGGACGGCCGCCGCCTGGACACCGAGGACGGCCCGCTCGGCCCCCAGGAGGCGATGCGCCGGGTGCGCCGCGACGGGGGCTTCGTCTGGATCGGCCTGCACGAGCCGACGGAGGCCGAATTCGCGGGTATCGCCGCGGAGTTCGGGCTGCACCCGCTGGCCGTGGAGGACGCCGTCCAGGCCCACCAGCGGCCCAAGCTGGAGCGCTACGACGACTCCCTGTTCACGGTCTTCAAGACCGTCCACTACCTCGACCACGACCGCGTCTCCTCCAGCAGCGAGATCGTGGAGACCGGCGAGGTGATGTGCTTCACCGGCCGGGACTTCTTCATCACCGTCCGGCACGGCGGCCAGGGTTCCCTGCGGGCCCTGCGGCACCGCCTCCAGGACGACCCCGAACTGCTGGCCAAAGGCCCCTCGGCCGTGCTGCACGCCATCGCCGACCACGTGGTGGACGGCTACATCGCGGTCGCCGACGCGATGCAGGACGACATCGACGAGGTCGAGACGAAGGTCTTCTCACCCGGCCGCAAGGGCACCCCGCGCGGCACGGACGCCGGTGAGATCTACCAACTCAAGCGCGAGGTCCTGGAGTTCAAGCGGGCCGTGGCGCCGTTGCTGCGGCCGATGCAGCTGCTCAGCGAGCGGCCGATGCGGCTGATCGACCCGGAGATCCAGAAGTACTTCCGGGACGTCGCCGACCACGTGGCCCGGGTGCAGGAGCAGGTCATCGGCTTCGACGAGCTGCTGAACTCCATCCTCCAGGCCAACCTCGCGCAGGCGTCCGTCGCGCAGAACGAGGACATGCGCAAGATCACCTCGTGGGCCGCGATCATCGCCGTGCCGACGATGGTCTGCGGGGTGTACGGCATGAACTTCGACTACATGCCGGAGACCCACTGGAAGTACGGCTACCCGGTGGTCCTCGGCGTCACGGTCGCCCTCTGTCTCGGCATCCACCGCACGCTGAAGCGCAACGGCTGGCTCTGA
- a CDS encoding NYN domain-containing protein, with protein sequence MNDDLAALHARIDRTNELLQRMLAEVAKTPSTHAIFVDAGYLYAAAGRLVAGTEDRRAFDLDAEGLIDALIDRARTVFADSRLLRVYWYDGARRRIHTAEQQTIAELPDVKVRLGNLNANNQQKGVDSLIRSDLESLARHRAISDAALLGGDEDLVSAVEAAQGYGARVHLWGIEAPEGRNQAEPLLWEVDSQRTLDLDFFKPYVSRRTASAYEPAAGRPTREDVRFVGAQIAAKWLVSRGRDTMMELLPGHPYLPGSVDQDLLVEAEGLLQYSLRGQADLRRSLRDGFWDHLQAQY encoded by the coding sequence ATGAACGACGACCTCGCGGCACTGCACGCCCGTATCGACCGCACGAACGAGCTGCTCCAGCGCATGCTCGCCGAGGTGGCCAAGACGCCCTCGACCCACGCGATCTTCGTGGACGCCGGCTACCTCTACGCGGCTGCCGGGCGGCTCGTCGCCGGGACGGAGGACCGCCGCGCCTTCGACCTCGACGCCGAAGGGCTCATCGACGCGCTCATCGACCGCGCCCGCACCGTCTTCGCCGACAGCAGGCTGCTGCGCGTCTACTGGTACGACGGCGCCCGGCGCCGCATCCACACCGCCGAGCAGCAGACCATCGCCGAGCTGCCCGACGTCAAGGTCCGCCTCGGCAACCTCAACGCCAACAACCAGCAGAAGGGCGTCGACTCCCTGATCCGCTCGGATCTGGAGTCGCTGGCCCGGCACCGCGCCATCAGCGACGCGGCCCTGCTCGGCGGCGACGAGGACTTGGTCTCCGCCGTCGAGGCCGCCCAGGGATACGGCGCCCGCGTCCACCTGTGGGGCATCGAGGCGCCCGAGGGCCGCAACCAGGCCGAGCCGCTGCTCTGGGAGGTCGACAGCCAGCGCACCCTCGACCTCGACTTCTTCAAGCCGTACGTCTCCCGGCGCACGGCGTCCGCCTACGAGCCGGCGGCCGGCCGGCCCACCCGGGAGGACGTCCGCTTCGTCGGCGCGCAGATCGCCGCGAAGTGGCTGGTCTCCCGCGGCCGGGACACCATGATGGAACTCCTCCCCGGCCACCCCTACCTGCCCGGCTCGGTCGACCAGGACCTGCTGGTCGAGGCGGAGGGCCTCCTCCAGTACTCCCTCCGCGGCCAGGCGGACCTCCGCCGCTCCCTCCGCGACGGCTTCTGGGACCACCTGCAGGCGCAGTACTAG
- a CDS encoding ferritin-like fold-containing protein, with protein MTSSDSPDTAAETPETPAARTGVAAMDWAAASADPQYRAAVVDLLGALAYGELAAFERLAEDAKLAPTMGDKAELAKMASAEFHHFERLRDRLAEIGEEPTRAMEPFVAAYDGFHKQTAPSDWLEGLVKAYVGDSIASDFYREVAARLDSDTRALVLAVLDDTGHGGFAVEKVRAAIEADPRVGGRLALWARRLMGEALSQSQRVVADRDALSTMLVGGVADGFDLAEVGRMFSRITEAHTKRMAALGLAA; from the coding sequence ATGACGAGCTCTGACAGCCCTGACACCGCCGCGGAAACCCCCGAGACCCCCGCCGCACGGACCGGCGTCGCCGCCATGGACTGGGCGGCCGCCTCCGCCGACCCCCAGTACCGTGCCGCTGTCGTGGACCTGCTCGGCGCGCTCGCGTACGGGGAGCTGGCGGCGTTCGAGCGGCTCGCGGAGGACGCCAAGCTGGCGCCCACCATGGGGGACAAGGCGGAGCTGGCGAAGATGGCCTCGGCCGAGTTCCACCACTTCGAGCGACTGCGGGACCGGCTGGCCGAGATCGGCGAGGAGCCGACGCGCGCCATGGAGCCGTTCGTCGCCGCGTACGACGGCTTCCACAAGCAGACGGCGCCCTCCGACTGGCTGGAGGGTCTCGTCAAGGCCTACGTCGGCGACTCCATCGCCAGCGACTTCTACCGCGAGGTCGCGGCGCGTCTCGACTCCGACACCCGCGCGCTGGTGCTGGCCGTGCTGGACGACACGGGGCACGGCGGCTTCGCCGTGGAGAAGGTGCGCGCGGCGATCGAGGCGGACCCGCGTGTGGGCGGGCGGCTCGCGCTGTGGGCCCGCCGGCTGATGGGCGAGGCGTTGTCCCAGTCCCAGCGGGTGGTCGCCGACCGCGACGCGCTGTCGACGATGCTCGTGGGCGGGGTCGCGGACGGGTTCGACCTGGCCGAGGTCGGCCGGATGTTCTCCCGGATCACCGAGGCGCACACCAAGCGCATGGCGGCGCTGGGCCTGGCCGCCTGA
- a CDS encoding alpha/beta fold hydrolase, whose protein sequence is MTSAFSPAPPPGDQPRRLRTARGEFAVLDRPPTGEVPLRGTVLLLPGYTGSKEDFTPVLAPLAARGYRAVAVDGRGQHASDGPADDEAAYAQDELAKDVLAQAREFDAPLHLVGHSLGGQIARAAVLLDHSPFRSLTLVCSGPARISHSQEQRVRLLRDALAVMSMEECWEAILAMGPPEEVGGPARGIGGPEQLRRRWLSTKRAQLLAAGRQLCAEPDRVTELAAVPLPMHVLSGSSDDTWPVPDLDHMARRLRAHRTVVDGAGHTPMVDRPAPTARALAGFFDTTECQPSLK, encoded by the coding sequence GTGACCAGCGCCTTCTCCCCCGCCCCGCCCCCCGGCGACCAGCCTCGCCGACTCCGCACCGCACGGGGCGAGTTCGCCGTCCTGGACCGACCGCCGACCGGTGAAGTCCCGCTGCGGGGAACCGTGTTGCTGCTGCCCGGCTACACCGGCAGCAAGGAGGACTTCACGCCTGTACTCGCACCGCTCGCCGCCCGCGGATATCGCGCCGTCGCCGTGGACGGGCGCGGCCAGCACGCGTCGGACGGACCCGCCGACGACGAAGCCGCTTACGCACAGGACGAGTTGGCGAAGGACGTGCTGGCGCAGGCGCGTGAGTTCGACGCGCCCCTCCACCTCGTCGGCCATTCGCTCGGCGGCCAGATCGCGCGTGCGGCCGTGCTCCTCGACCACTCCCCCTTCCGCTCGCTGACGCTGGTCTGCTCGGGGCCCGCCCGTATCTCGCACTCTCAGGAACAGCGGGTGAGGTTGCTGCGGGACGCGCTCGCCGTGATGTCGATGGAGGAGTGCTGGGAGGCCATCCTGGCCATGGGCCCGCCGGAGGAGGTGGGCGGACCGGCGCGCGGCATCGGCGGACCGGAGCAGTTGCGGAGGCGCTGGCTGAGCACGAAACGGGCGCAACTCCTCGCCGCCGGACGCCAGTTGTGCGCCGAGCCGGACCGGGTCACCGAACTGGCCGCCGTACCGCTGCCGATGCACGTCCTCTCCGGCTCGTCCGACGACACCTGGCCGGTGCCGGATCTCGACCACATGGCCCGGCGCCTGAGGGCCCACCGCACGGTCGTCGACGGCGCCGGCCACACGCCCATGGTCGACCGCCCCGCCCCGACGGCGCGGGCTCTCGCCGGCTTCTTCGACACCACGGAGTGTCAGCCGTCCCTCAAATGA
- a CDS encoding DEAD/DEAH box helicase codes for MTLPVALSGTDVIGQAKTGTGKTLGFGLPLLERVTVPADVEAGRAKPEDLTDTPQALVVVPTRELCTQVTNDLLTAGKVRNVRVTAIYGGRAYEPQVEALKKGVDVIVGTPGRLLDLAGQKKLNLSDVKALVLDEADEMLDLGFLPDVEKIIKLLPVKRQTMLFSATMPGAVIGLARRYMSQPTHIRATAPDDEGATVANTKQFIYRAHNMDKPELVARILQADGRGLVMVFCRTKRTAADLADQLKQRGFASGAVHGDLGQGAREQALRAFRNGKVDVLVCTDVAARGIDVEGVTHVINYQSPEEEKTYLHRIGRTGRAGAKGTAITLVDWDDIPRWQLINKALDLGFSDPPETYSTSPHLFTDLGIPEGTKGVLPRSERTRAGLDAEELEDLGEPGGRAPRGRGGRDGRDSRDGRDGRDGRRGPRSEEQEASTRTPRRRRRTRSGTPLDEAGRQSAAPAAEVAGEAEAGEATARTPRRRRRTRGGATAAPAVAVEQEAAESAVDTAEGPSVEVSDASEKPRRRRTRRGAGSAAQDATAVEAPVTERAPAAVEEPSVQESAPEAAEPRRRRTRKTADAAETAVDTAEGAVDTEPVAPRRRTRKAAAKAEDVVETAEGTTEVAAEAAEAKPRRTRKKAVAAEADVATEAEAPEAAPKRTRKTAAKKAEAAVDTAEGTEAKPRRRTRKAAEAEPVEIPAQTGAEAEEKPRRTRKTAAKKAAVAADPAEAAEAKPRRTRKTVPAQTGPEAEAAEAAPAPRRRTRKAATVAPEAESAEG; via the coding sequence ATGACGCTCCCCGTGGCCCTGTCGGGCACGGACGTCATCGGTCAGGCCAAGACCGGCACCGGCAAGACGCTCGGTTTCGGCCTTCCGCTCCTCGAGCGGGTCACCGTCCCCGCGGACGTGGAGGCGGGCCGCGCGAAGCCCGAGGACCTCACCGACACGCCGCAGGCGCTGGTGGTCGTCCCCACGCGCGAGCTGTGCACGCAGGTCACCAACGACCTGCTGACCGCCGGCAAGGTGCGCAACGTGCGCGTCACCGCGATCTACGGCGGCCGGGCCTACGAGCCCCAGGTCGAGGCGCTGAAGAAGGGCGTCGACGTGATCGTCGGCACCCCGGGCCGCCTGCTCGACCTCGCCGGGCAGAAGAAGCTCAACCTGTCGGACGTCAAGGCCCTCGTCCTCGACGAGGCCGACGAGATGCTCGACCTGGGCTTCCTGCCCGACGTCGAGAAGATCATCAAGCTGCTTCCGGTGAAGCGCCAGACGATGCTGTTCTCGGCCACCATGCCGGGCGCGGTCATCGGTCTCGCCCGCCGCTACATGTCGCAGCCCACGCACATCCGCGCCACGGCGCCGGACGACGAGGGCGCCACGGTCGCGAACACCAAGCAGTTCATCTACCGCGCGCACAACATGGACAAGCCCGAGCTGGTCGCGCGGATACTGCAGGCCGACGGCCGCGGTCTGGTCATGGTCTTCTGCCGCACCAAGCGCACCGCGGCCGACCTCGCCGACCAGCTGAAGCAGCGCGGCTTCGCCTCCGGCGCGGTCCACGGCGACCTCGGCCAGGGCGCCCGTGAGCAGGCGCTGCGCGCCTTCCGCAACGGCAAGGTGGACGTGCTCGTCTGCACCGACGTCGCCGCGCGCGGCATCGACGTCGAGGGCGTCACGCACGTCATCAACTACCAGTCGCCGGAAGAGGAGAAGACGTACCTGCACCGCATCGGCCGCACCGGCCGCGCGGGCGCCAAGGGCACGGCGATCACCCTGGTCGACTGGGACGACATCCCCCGCTGGCAGCTGATCAACAAGGCGCTGGACCTGGGCTTCAGCGACCCGCCGGAGACGTACTCCACCTCTCCGCACCTGTTCACGGACCTGGGCATCCCCGAGGGCACCAAGGGCGTCCTCCCGCGCTCGGAGCGCACCCGGGCCGGACTGGACGCGGAGGAGCTCGAGGACCTTGGCGAGCCGGGCGGCCGCGCGCCGCGCGGACGGGGTGGCCGGGACGGGCGTGACAGCCGTGACGGCCGTGACGGGCGTGACGGGCGTCGCGGTCCCCGCTCCGAGGAGCAGGAGGCGTCGACGCGTACGCCGCGCCGCCGTCGCCGCACCCGGAGCGGTACCCCGCTGGACGAGGCGGGCCGGCAGTCCGCCGCTCCGGCCGCCGAGGTCGCCGGGGAGGCGGAGGCCGGCGAGGCCACCGCACGTACCCCGCGCCGCCGTCGCCGTACGCGCGGCGGGGCCACGGCCGCTCCGGCGGTCGCCGTGGAGCAGGAGGCGGCGGAGTCCGCCGTCGACACGGCCGAGGGCCCGTCGGTGGAGGTTTCCGACGCTTCCGAGAAGCCGCGTCGTCGTCGCACCCGCAGGGGTGCGGGGTCCGCCGCGCAGGACGCCACGGCCGTCGAGGCGCCGGTGACCGAGCGGGCGCCGGCCGCCGTCGAGGAGCCGTCGGTCCAGGAGTCCGCTCCCGAGGCCGCGGAGCCCCGTCGCCGCCGTACCCGTAAGACGGCCGACGCCGCCGAGACCGCGGTCGACACGGCCGAGGGCGCCGTCGACACCGAGCCTGTCGCGCCGCGTCGCCGCACCCGTAAGGCCGCGGCGAAGGCCGAGGACGTGGTCGAGACGGCCGAGGGCACCACCGAGGTGGCCGCCGAGGCTGCCGAGGCCAAGCCGCGCCGTACCCGCAAGAAGGCCGTCGCCGCCGAGGCCGACGTCGCGACCGAGGCCGAGGCCCCCGAGGCCGCGCCGAAGCGCACGCGGAAGACCGCCGCCAAGAAGGCCGAGGCGGCTGTCGACACCGCCGAGGGCACCGAGGCCAAGCCGCGCCGCAGGACCCGTAAGGCCGCCGAGGCGGAGCCCGTGGAGATCCCGGCGCAGACCGGGGCGGAGGCCGAGGAGAAGCCGCGGCGTACGCGGAAGACCGCGGCCAAGAAGGCTGCGGTCGCCGCCGACCCGGCCGAGGCCGCCGAGGCCAAGCCGCGCCGCACGCGCAAGACGGTCCCGGCGCAGACCGGCCCCGAGGCGGAGGCAGCCGAGGCCGCCCCCGCGCCGCGCCGCCGCACCCGCAAGGCCGCGACGGTCGCCCCGGAGGCGGAGTCCGCGGAGGGCTGA
- a CDS encoding PHP domain-containing protein, producing the protein MRIDLHTHSTASDGTDTPAELVRKAASAGLDVVALTDHDTTRGHAEALAALPPGITLVTGAELSCRLDGISMHMLAYLFDPEEPALLAERELVRDDRVPRAKGMITKLNELGVPVTWEQVARIAGDGSVGRPHVASALVELGVVASVSDAFTPEWLADGGRAYMPKHETDPFAALRLVKNAGGVAVLAHPAASKRGRTVPESAIASLAETGLDGIEVDHMDHDPATRARLRGLAGEVGLLTTGSSDYHGSRKTCVLGEFTTDPEVYGEITRRATGAFPVPGTGGA; encoded by the coding sequence GTGCGCATCGACCTGCACACCCACTCCACCGCGTCCGACGGCACGGACACCCCGGCCGAACTGGTCCGCAAGGCCGCGTCCGCCGGTCTCGACGTCGTCGCCCTGACCGACCACGACACCACGCGCGGCCACGCCGAGGCCCTCGCGGCGCTGCCGCCCGGCATCACCCTGGTCACCGGCGCCGAACTCTCCTGCCGGCTCGACGGCATCAGCATGCACATGCTGGCCTACCTGTTCGACCCCGAGGAGCCCGCGCTGCTCGCGGAGCGTGAGCTGGTCCGGGACGACCGGGTGCCGCGGGCCAAGGGCATGATCACCAAGCTGAACGAGCTGGGCGTCCCGGTCACCTGGGAGCAGGTCGCGCGGATCGCCGGCGACGGCTCGGTGGGGCGCCCGCACGTGGCGAGCGCGCTCGTCGAACTGGGCGTCGTGGCGAGTGTGAGCGACGCCTTCACCCCGGAATGGCTGGCCGACGGCGGCCGGGCGTACATGCCGAAGCACGAGACCGACCCCTTCGCGGCCCTGCGGCTGGTCAAGAACGCCGGCGGGGTCGCCGTCCTCGCGCACCCGGCCGCGAGCAAGCGGGGCCGGACCGTGCCGGAGTCCGCGATCGCGTCGCTGGCCGAGACGGGGCTCGACGGCATCGAGGTCGACCACATGGACCACGACCCCGCGACGCGGGCGCGACTGCGCGGCCTGGCGGGCGAGGTGGGCCTGCTGACGACCGGGTCGAGCGACTACCACGGCAGCCGGAAGACCTGCGTCCTCGGCGAGTTCACCACGGACCCCGAGGTCTACGGCGAGATCACCCGGCGGGCGACCGGGGCGTTCCCGGTGCCGGGGACCGGCGGGGCCTGA
- a CDS encoding MFS transporter, translated as MDPIDTGSGSILRQPKAVWATAGASVVAFMGIGLVDPILPSIAEGLDATAGQVSLLFTSYFLITALAMLVTGFVSSRIGGRKTLLLGLALVVVFAGLSGTSGSVGELVGFRAGWGLGNALFVSTALAVIVGAAAGGSSAAILLYESALGLGMACGPLLGAVLGDASWRYPFFGTAFLMAVGFVCISVFLKEQPRPARKTSLLDPIKALGHGGLASAAVSAFFYNYTFFTVLAFTPFVLNMTPYRSGAVFFAWGVLLAVFSVIVAPRLQKRFGSLRVLGGSLVLLAVDVLVLGYGDHTTAVVCTVLSGALIGVNNTVYTELALGVSEAPRPVASAGYNFVRWFAAAAAPFFAPKLEEWTDARMPFVVAAVTAVLGALVVLVRRRALTAEAEEQQPRHATEDGVGVFAN; from the coding sequence ATGGACCCCATCGACACGGGATCGGGCAGCATTCTCAGGCAGCCGAAAGCCGTGTGGGCGACCGCCGGTGCGTCCGTCGTCGCCTTCATGGGCATCGGGCTCGTCGACCCGATCCTGCCGTCCATCGCCGAGGGCCTCGACGCCACCGCCGGCCAGGTCTCCCTGCTGTTCACGTCGTACTTCCTGATCACCGCGCTGGCGATGCTGGTGACCGGCTTCGTCTCCAGCCGCATCGGCGGGCGCAAGACGCTGCTGCTGGGCCTGGCCCTGGTCGTGGTGTTCGCCGGGCTCTCCGGTACCTCGGGATCGGTCGGCGAGCTGGTCGGCTTCCGGGCCGGCTGGGGACTGGGCAACGCCCTGTTCGTCTCCACCGCCCTCGCGGTGATCGTCGGCGCGGCGGCCGGCGGCAGTTCGGCGGCCATCCTGCTCTACGAGTCGGCCCTCGGCCTCGGCATGGCCTGCGGCCCGCTGCTGGGCGCGGTGCTCGGCGACGCGAGCTGGCGCTACCCGTTCTTCGGCACGGCCTTCCTGATGGCCGTCGGCTTCGTGTGCATCTCGGTGTTCCTCAAGGAGCAGCCCCGTCCGGCCCGCAAGACCTCCCTGCTGGACCCGATCAAGGCGCTCGGGCACGGCGGGCTGGCCTCCGCGGCGGTCTCGGCGTTCTTCTACAACTACACGTTCTTCACCGTGCTGGCCTTCACGCCGTTCGTGCTGAACATGACCCCCTACCGCTCCGGCGCGGTGTTCTTCGCCTGGGGCGTGCTGCTCGCCGTCTTCTCGGTGATCGTCGCGCCGCGGCTGCAGAAGCGCTTCGGTTCGCTGCGGGTGCTGGGCGGCTCGCTGGTGCTGCTCGCGGTGGACGTGCTGGTGCTCGGCTACGGCGACCACACCACGGCCGTCGTCTGCACCGTGCTGTCGGGCGCCCTCATCGGCGTGAACAACACGGTGTACACGGAGCTGGCGCTCGGCGTGTCGGAGGCGCCGCGGCCGGTGGCGAGCGCCGGGTACAACTTCGTGCGCTGGTTCGCGGCCGCCGCCGCGCCGTTCTTCGCGCCGAAGCTCGAGGAGTGGACCGACGCCCGGATGCCGTTCGTGGTCGCGGCCGTGACGGCGGTGCTGGGCGCCCTGGTGGTGCTGGTGCGGCGCCGGGCACTCACCGCGGAGGCCGAGGAGCAGCAGCCCCGGCACGCCACCGAGGACGGGGTCGGCGTCTTCGCCAACTGA
- a CDS encoding suppressor of fused domain protein, whose product MADVLPLVEARLRTALGEPDARAAVTFLGTDRIEVLRFQEGDIVRYATLGMSAQPMADPTAVIADPVAGPRAELVLSVRGGAADTDKVLRPLAVLAASPQVEGLVVAPGASLDVGEPLWPGAPFTSVLVAEPGGLVEDLELDAPLEPVRFLPLLPMTPNEAAWKRVHGAQALQERWLNQGTDLRDPSRKSVPLD is encoded by the coding sequence ATGGCAGATGTTCTTCCTCTGGTCGAGGCCCGGCTGCGCACCGCGCTGGGCGAGCCGGACGCACGCGCGGCGGTCACCTTCCTGGGCACGGACCGCATCGAGGTGCTGCGCTTCCAGGAGGGGGACATCGTGCGCTACGCCACCCTCGGCATGTCCGCGCAGCCCATGGCGGACCCCACGGCCGTGATCGCGGACCCGGTCGCGGGCCCCCGCGCCGAGCTGGTGCTGTCGGTGCGCGGTGGCGCGGCCGACACCGACAAGGTGCTCCGCCCGCTCGCCGTACTGGCCGCGTCCCCGCAGGTCGAGGGGTTGGTCGTGGCCCCCGGCGCCTCGCTCGACGTCGGTGAACCGCTGTGGCCCGGTGCCCCGTTCACCTCGGTGCTGGTCGCCGAGCCGGGCGGCCTGGTCGAGGACCTCGAACTCGACGCGCCCCTGGAGCCCGTACGGTTCCTGCCGCTGCTGCCGATGACGCCCAACGAGGCCGCCTGGAAGCGGGTGCACGGCGCCCAGGCCCTCCAGGAGCGCTGGCTGAACCAGGGCACGGACCTCAGGGACCCGTCCCGGAAGTCCGTGCCGCTGGACTGA
- a CDS encoding DUF3107 domain-containing protein, giving the protein MEVKIGVQHAPREIVLESGQSAEEVERVVAEALAGKSQLLSLVDEHGRKILVPADRLAYVEIGEPAPRKVGFGAL; this is encoded by the coding sequence GTGGAGGTCAAGATCGGCGTGCAGCACGCGCCCCGCGAGATCGTTCTGGAGAGCGGTCAGAGCGCGGAGGAGGTCGAGCGCGTGGTGGCCGAGGCGCTGGCCGGGAAGTCGCAGCTGCTGAGCCTCGTGGACGAGCACGGCCGCAAGATCCTGGTCCCGGCCGACCGTCTCGCCTACGTGGAGATCGGCGAGCCGGCCCCGCGCAAGGTGGGCTTCGGCGCGCTGTAG